From one Solea solea chromosome 15, fSolSol10.1, whole genome shotgun sequence genomic stretch:
- the pkd2l1 gene encoding polycystin-2-like protein 1 → MLTDSMKCLNNRAESHLSGQVECELDSVGKGAWVNQGYCGSPPPPPRAVSTIYNPQPLFQGSMDSMYKLDSPSPFHHPPEEPLPTEKSLKKKQRGCCSFIKGLWGTTLTENTSDNRELFVRTTLRELLVYVVFLVDICLLTYGMTSSSTYYYTKAMTDLFVNTASESGVRFQSIGTMTDFWIYAQGPLLDGLYWTKWYNNQSLESGERSFIYYENMLLGVPRVRQIKIKNNSCKVHTDFAEEITGCFDVYNEKKENDLGFGLINGTAWTYHTEKEIKGSSHWGMLTTYTGAGYYQDLNLTKEDSAVILNELMDNLWLDQGTRVVFIDFSTYNANINMFCVIRLVVEFPATGGAIPSYQIRTVKLIRYINYWDYFILGCEVVFCLFILYYVVEEFLELRIHKFSYFKSIWNILDIVVIMLAIVAIIFNVFRTVKVDKLLGKLLEQPDIYADFEFLAFWQTQYNNMNAVNLFFAWIKVFKYISFNKTMTQLSSTLGRCAKDILGFAIMFFIVFFAYAQLGYLLFGTEVESFSTFVKCIFTQFRIILGDFDYDAIDRANRVLGPIYFVTYVFFVFFVLLNMFLAIINDTYSEVKEELSSQKDELQITDIIKQSYMKTFMKLKLKKEKISDVQKALKSGSGEIEFRDFRETLKEMGHADHEISAAFSQFDSDGNQVLDEAEQERMKIELEEKRDALSAELNNLGKNYEKELMEKPAVTSTEQKNHSSQIYVDLEQFLKLTRQVLHLESSVKGITTRIDLIAEKLGVHEKAKWNENQGKSSVINKNSEDTASEGNILVCVDRDTKANLSFRRPEVRTTSTFDGHM, encoded by the exons ATGCTCACAGACAGCATGAAGTGCCTGAACAACCGTGCCGAAAGTCACCTGAGCGGACAGGTGGAGTGCGAGTTGGACAGTGTGGGCAAAGGTGCGTGGGTGAACCAGGGCTACTGTGGttctcctccacctccgccCCGCGCTGTCAGCACCATCTACAACCCTCAGCCTCTATTCCAGGGCTCCATGGACAGCATGTACAAGCTGGACAGCCCCAGCCCATTCCACCATCCACCTGAGGAACCACTACCCACTGAGAAAAgtctgaagaaaaaacagagaggCTGCTGCTCTTTTATCAAAG GGTTGTGGGGCACAACGTTGACGGAAAACACCTCCGACAACAGGGAGCTGTTTGTCCGAACCACACTACGGGAGTTACTGGTCTATGTGGTGTTCCTGGTGGACATATGTCTCT TGACATATGGTATGACCAGTTCGAGCACCTACTATTACACTAAAGCCATGACGGACCTGTTTGTGAATACAGCCAGTGAAAGTGGGGTTAGGTTTCAGTCCATTGGCACCATGACCGACTTCTGGATT TATGCTCAAGGCCCATTACTGGACGGCCTCTACTGGACTAAATGGTACAATAACCAGTCACTGGAGAGCGGAGAGCGCTCCTTCATCTACTACGAGAACATGTTGCTGGGAGTCCCCAGGGTGAGGCAGATAAAGATCAAGAACAACTCCTGCAAAGTCCACACAGATTTTGCAGAAGAGATCACGGGATGTTTTGACGTCTACAACGAGAAGAAGGAGAATGACCTCGGCTTTGGCCTCATTAATGGCACAGC CTGGACCTACCACACGGAGAAAGAGATAAAGGGTTCCTCTCActggggcatgctgactacttaCACTGGAGCAGGATACTATCAAGATCTGAATCTCACCAAAGAAGATAGTGCTGTCATACTCAACGAACTGATGGACAACTTATGGCTGGACCAGGGAACCAGAGTGGTCTTCATCGACTTCTCCACTTACAACGCAAACATCAACATGTTCTGTGTTATCAG GTTGGTGGTTGAATTCCCAGCGACCGGTGGAGCAATCCCTTCCTACCAGATCAGAACAGTCAAACTGATTCGCTACATTAACTACTGGGATTACTTCATCCTCGGTTGTGAGGTCGTCTTCTGCCTGTTCATCCTCTACTATGTTGTGGAGGAGTTTCTCGAGCTACGAATACACAAGTTCTCCTACTTCAAAAGCATCTGGAACATCCTGGACATTGTTGTcataatg CTCGCCATCGTCGCCATCATATTCAACGTTTTCCGGACTGTCAAAGTGGACAAGTTGCTTGGCAAACTTCTGGAGCAGCCTGACATCTATGCTGATTTTGAATTCCTGGCATTCTGGCaaacacagtacaacaacatGAATGCTGTGAACTTGTTCTTTGCGTGGATCAAG GTTTTCAAGTACATCAGTTTTAATAAGACCATGACTCAGCTGTCCTCCACACTGGGACGATGTGCCAAAGACATCTTGGGATTCGCCATCATGTTCTTCATCGTCTTCTTCGCTTATGCTCAGCTTGGATATTTGCTCTTTGGGACAGAAGTTGAATCCTTCAGCACCTTCGTAAAGTGCAT CTTCACACAGTTCAGGATTATTCTTGGGGACTTTGATTATGATGCCATTGACCGTGCTAACAGAGTTCTTGGGCCAATCTACTTTGTCACCTAcgtcttctttgttttctttgttctgttG AACATGTTCCTGGCCATCATAAATGACACATATTCAGAAGTTAAAGAGGAGCTCTCATCCCAAAAAGATGAGCTGCAGATTACGGACATCATCAAGCAG AGCTATATGAAGACATTTATGAAGTTGAAActcaaaaaggagaaaatatcaGACGTTCAGAAGGCCCTAAAATCTGGATCTGGAGAAATTGAATTCAGGGACTTCAGAGAAACTCTTAAAGA GATGGGACATGCTGATCATGAAATTTCTGCAGCCTTCTCTCAGTTTGACAGCGATGGGAACCAAGTTCTAGACGAAGCCGAACAGGAGAGGATGAAAATTGAGCTGGAGGAAAAGAGG GATGCTCTTAGCGCTGAACTTAACAATCTGGGAAAGAATTATGAGAAAGAACTGATGGAGAAGCCTGCTGTGACCTCCACTGAGCAGAAGAACCACTCCAGTCAAATCTATGTGGATCTGGAACAGTTTTTGAA ACTGACCAGACAGGTTCTCCACCTCGAAAGCTCTGTGAAGGGCATCACAACCAGGATTGACTTGATTGCAGAGAAACTGGGAGTGCATGAGAAAGCCAAATGGAACGAAAATCAAGGGAAATCTTCTGTGATCAATAAAAAT AGCGAAGACACTGCGTCAGAAGGGAACATCCTGGTTTGtgtggacagagacacaaaggcCAATCTGTCATTCAGGAGACCAGAAGTTCGCACCACCTCCACATTTGACGGTCACATGTGA
- the tial1 gene encoding nucleolysin TIAR isoform X2 yields the protein MDARVVKDMATGKSKGYGFVSFYNKLDADNAIANMGGQWLGGRQIRTNWATRKPPAPKSSQENSSKQLRFEDVLNQSSPKNCTVYCGGIQLGLSEHLMRQTFTPFGQIMEIRVFPEKGYSFIRFSSHDSAAHAIVSVNGTFIEGNTVKCYWGKESPDTAKSPQQVEYSQWGQWNQFYGSPQQQQFGQYVSNNWQVPSYSMYNQTWNQQGFGVEQSQSPAWVGNFGSPSAQAAAPTGQVMSNLANFSMAGYQTQ from the exons AT GGATGCTCGTGTTGTGAAGGACATGGCGACAGGCAAATCAAAGGGGTATGGATTTGTGTCCTTCTACAACAAACTG GATGCAGATAATGCCATTGCTAACATGGGCGGACAGTGGTTGGGAGGACGCCAAATCAGAACCAACTGGGCAACGCGTAAACCACCAGCTCCAAAGAGTTCTCAGGAGA attcTTCGAAGCAGCTGAGGTTTGAGGATGTACTGAATCAGTCCAGTCCCAAGAACTGTACCGTTTACTGTGGCGGGATCCAGTTAGGACTATCAG AACACCTTATGCGACAGACCTTCACACCTTTTGGTCAAATAATGGAGATCAGGGTTTTTCCGGAGAAAGGATACTCTTTCATCAG attTTCTTCCCATGACAGTGCTGCCCATGCCATTGTTTCAGTAAATGGTACTTTCATTGAAGGAAATACAGTGAAGTGCTACTGGGGAAAAGAATCACCCGACACTGCAAAAAGTCCACAGCAG GTTGAGTACAGTCAGTGGGGACAATGGAACCAGTTCTATGGAAGTCcgcaacagcagcagtttggCCAGTATGTGTCCAACAATTGGCAAGTTCCCTCCTATAGCATGTACAACCAGACATGGAACCAGCAAGGATTTGGAGTGGA GCAGTCCCAGTCACCAGCCTGGGTGGGAAACTTTGGATCTCCTTCAGCACAGGCTGCAGCCCCAACTGGTCAAGTAATGTCCAACCTGGCCAACTTCAGCATGGCGGGCTACCAAACACAGTGA
- the atoh7 gene encoding transcription factor atoh7 gives MKSRRPSCTDSGSESSEMDSMSPEKYEPTSRRRMAANARERKRMQGLNTAFDCLRKVVPQWSQDKKLSKYETLQMALSYIMALNRILTDARRHAAPHRQWLDLDLQFDCVQPENFPCLMGYDSPTGQDYIHSSFPYQFDGHQVHV, from the coding sequence ATGAAGTCCCGGCGGCCCAGCTGCACTGACTCTGGATCCGAGTCCTCAGAGATGGATTCCATGAGCCCGGAGAAGTATGAGCCCACCTCAAGGCGACGGATGGCTGCCAATgccagagagaggaagaggatgcaGGGTTTGAACACAGCCTTCGACTGCTTACGTAAAGTGGTCCCCCAGTGGAGCCAGGACAAAAAACTGTCCAAGTATGAAACCCTGCAGATGGCCCTCAGCTACATCATGGCCTTGAACCGGATCCTGACAGATGCCAGGAGGCACGCCGCTCCTCACAGGCAGTggctggacctggacctgcaGTTTGACTGTGTGCAGCCTGAGAACTTCCCCTGCCTCATGGGGTACGACTCCCCGACGGGACAGGACTACATCCACTCATCGTTCCCCTATCAGTTTGATGGACACCAGGTCCACGTGTAA
- the tial1 gene encoding nucleolysin TIAR isoform X1 has product MDDECYPKTLYVGNLSREVTEILILQLFTQIGPCKSCKMITEHTSNDPYCFVEFFEHRDAASALASMNGRKILGKEVKVNWATTPSCQKKDTSNHFHVFVGDLSPEISTEDIKSAFAPFGKISDARVVKDMATGKSKGYGFVSFYNKLDADNAIANMGGQWLGGRQIRTNWATRKPPAPKSSQENSSKQLRFEDVLNQSSPKNCTVYCGGIQLGLSEHLMRQTFTPFGQIMEIRVFPEKGYSFIRFSSHDSAAHAIVSVNGTFIEGNTVKCYWGKESPDTAKSPQQVEYSQWGQWNQFYGSPQQQQFGQYVSNNWQVPSYSMYNQTWNQQGFGVEQSQSPAWVGNFGSPSAQAAAPTGQVMSNLANFSMAGYQTQ; this is encoded by the exons ATGGACGACGAATGCTACCCAAAAACACT GTATGTGGGAAACCTCTCCAGGGAGGTAACAGAAATTTTGATCCTGCAACTTTTCACCCAGATAGGACCTTGTAAAAGCTGTAAAATGATCACAGAG CATACAAGCAATGACCCCTATTGCTTTGTGGAGTTCTTTGAACACAGAGATGCTGCATCAGCCCTTGCATCCATGAATGGGAGAAAGATATTAGGAAAG GAGGTCAAAGTGAATTGGGCCACCACTCCAAGTTGCCAGAAGAAAGATACATCCA aTCACTTCCATGTATTTGTGGGTGATCTGAGTCCTGAAATTTCCACTGAGGATATCAAGTCTGCATTTGCACCTTTTGGGAAAATCTC GGATGCTCGTGTTGTGAAGGACATGGCGACAGGCAAATCAAAGGGGTATGGATTTGTGTCCTTCTACAACAAACTG GATGCAGATAATGCCATTGCTAACATGGGCGGACAGTGGTTGGGAGGACGCCAAATCAGAACCAACTGGGCAACGCGTAAACCACCAGCTCCAAAGAGTTCTCAGGAGA attcTTCGAAGCAGCTGAGGTTTGAGGATGTACTGAATCAGTCCAGTCCCAAGAACTGTACCGTTTACTGTGGCGGGATCCAGTTAGGACTATCAG AACACCTTATGCGACAGACCTTCACACCTTTTGGTCAAATAATGGAGATCAGGGTTTTTCCGGAGAAAGGATACTCTTTCATCAG attTTCTTCCCATGACAGTGCTGCCCATGCCATTGTTTCAGTAAATGGTACTTTCATTGAAGGAAATACAGTGAAGTGCTACTGGGGAAAAGAATCACCCGACACTGCAAAAAGTCCACAGCAG GTTGAGTACAGTCAGTGGGGACAATGGAACCAGTTCTATGGAAGTCcgcaacagcagcagtttggCCAGTATGTGTCCAACAATTGGCAAGTTCCCTCCTATAGCATGTACAACCAGACATGGAACCAGCAAGGATTTGGAGTGGA GCAGTCCCAGTCACCAGCCTGGGTGGGAAACTTTGGATCTCCTTCAGCACAGGCTGCAGCCCCAACTGGTCAAGTAATGTCCAACCTGGCCAACTTCAGCATGGCGGGCTACCAAACACAGTGA